AGCAATCAGGCCCTtttgaataaaacaaacaaaaacaaaaaaaaacaggtttcAAGGTGCAAGTGTGTCGCAGGACAGACTCTTCACGCCGGGTCTGGGGTGGCACTCCTTTTATTTCATGAATTGGCAGTGTGTGTAcgctaatattttaattaatcgGGAAAATCGAAGTCCGATTTACCTTATCTGGGGACCCCCAAGCCTCTTGGAAGGGGTGAGAAAAAAGCAGTTCTGGAAAGCAATCTATTTTGCTGGTGTTGGGGGTTAATGACTATTGCCAAAGATAAGTGAATTACCACAGCTGTTGCTCCAGTCCCATCTCAAAATCCATTCCGGTGCCGGCCGTCTAATTAAATACGTAAGtataataaaatcatattttatgacTATTTGAGGGTAATGAGATTAGTCTTTAGAAGTGATCGCCACATATTAAAGATGCCACTGTCTATAGAATGTTAATAACCTTAAATCAAAGTGTATGGAAACTATTCAcgataaattaaaagaaaatttctgtaTTCCTAATAAGCCCAGCGCTTTCCACCCACAGCCAACCCAGTGGAAGAGGGAACACTTTCTTCGTGGAGGGACAACGCAAAATAAAGTTGCTCAGcggtggagggtggggtggagacATGGCTTTGTCTCTTCGTGTTTAGCTGCTTCGGGGGCTCACGCAAGGCGAGCACCCAGGCAAGCGTTATTGTCAGATTATGCAAAGTGCCTGTTCGGAAAAGATGAAGTTGGAAAGAGGAAACAATGCTCCCTTTGTAGCACACTTCCTAAAATGCCCAGCCCAGGCTGGAGGTGCCCCTTTCTTTGCTCTAACGAAAGTATCATGCTTAAAATCATTTACAGTATCTTTAATTCAGATTACACGCGCCAAGGCGATTTAAATCTGATTACCAAATTAGAAGGTTTAAAAACAAATCCTTCTAAATCTGATACTGTTGactaaagagggaaaaaaagttctATAAGCCCATCACAGAAGGTAACGATCCTGCCCCAGAAAGAAAAGGGGTTTTAAACCTTTTTGACAACAAATGCAGCTGCCCCACTATTTTGGACGATATTAAGCGAAAATGAATGCAAATCTGTGTTCAGCAGCCATCTGGCCCGAAATGGGGGCGTCAGCTGCTCTCACAACAGGCTCGGAGGCTGAATCCATTTCAGCTCATTTTCTAGATCATCTGGTCCCGCACCCAAAGCGTGGAAAATACGGTCTTTATCATTCACCAACTTTATCTTTTTTGTCACTCCACTGCTGGCTGCGAGCTGCGGGCACAGGGACTCGCCACCCTGGCAGGGTCTCCACACCGGCCTGCTGCGGAGCAGCCTGGGAGGGCAGTGCCCTCGACCCCCACCTCGCCCCACTCCAGGGGTTCGCCTTGATGGGGCGGGagcagcggccgagaggagccaggGGCCCAGCATCCAggccggggaggggagggggctgcaggcCCATCCCGGATGTCCAGAGAGGGGCTGCAGCGCGTGCCCGCGCCCGCCGCCCCCCGTGGGAGCCTTGCCccgcccctctccctctctggggACCTAGGGGCGCCCAGTACCCCGGCAGGAGACGCCGAGGGGGGGACAGGCCGACACTGTGGAAATTGCGCAGGCCCGCCGCTACCGCCGGTCCAGCCTCCGCGCACAGAGCGCTCCCAGGGGCCAGACAGACGCCCAGGGGCCGGCCCGGGCGGGGCCTGACCTTCGCTGGAAACCCCGCGGGCCGCCACGGCGGCGACCACCGCTCAGGGCCCCGCGCTCAACGCGATTTGCACGGGTGGCCCTCGCGCCGCCgtcgcctcctcctcctcggagGGTGGGAAGTATTCCTTTTGTGCGGATTTACGGGGAGAGGCTTCAATGAGCCCCCTCGCATTTGCATTTAAATAGCGGCATCAAGCGCTTCGCGTGCCACACACCAGTGGGCTCCCAGATGTCACGCCGGAGTCAGTCAGATGGCCAGTGCCCAGCTGTCCTCCCCACGTCGTGCCGGAGCAGGCAGTGACCTTAAAGAGACAGCGCCCGCAGCCCCTGGAGCCCCGCTCGGGGAGTGGCTTGCAGGGCGCAGGGCCGCGGCCGCGCTTGGCCGCTGACCCGCGGCACCACCGGAGGCAGGGCCAGGCGGTACAACCGCGCGGCGCCCGCGCCCAGGCCCGCTCCGGCGTCCCTGCCGGCCGCGCCGTGCCCGGGCCGCCGCGCGCGCGCCCAGCCCTCCGCCCGCGCCCACTACCCACCCGCGGGAGGGGGCGGGCGTCTCCTCGCGCGCCAGGCGTGAACTTCCCCCTCGCGTCCCCCCCGTCCCAGGTCCTCCACGCCCGCCTGGTGCGGGCCTGGTGAGCGGGAGCCAGGCTGGTGCCGGCCTCCGAGCCATCCAGAAACTTCGGCCAAGTTGGGGTCCCAGGGTGCACGGCCGGCCTCTGAGTCCGCGCTGGACCCGAGTCCAGGGGGCACTCTGTGCGTGCCCCTTCTGGCGCTCGGCCGAGCCCGGGGAGCCAGCCGCCCTCCCTACCAGCCTTCCGAGGAGTCAGAAACTGCATTTCCGGCGTTGAAAAGCCCGGGCCACGGTTCCTGGAAGCCGATGCCTAAGAGGGATCCGGGGTGCTGGGCGCGGCCGGGTGCGGCTCCCTCGTAGGGCCGGTGTCCTCGGGCCCAGGCTGCGCGGCCGTGCCCCTCAGAGCCCTCGGGAAAGACTGGGAGCCACGCGCCGAAGGCCAGCGGTTCGCTTTCCCGCCTCCAGTGCTGAGCTGCAGGCGCGGCCCGCCCCCACGTCCTCCGCGCCCGGGGGTCACGCTCAGACCGCGCCGGTGACCCGGCCTCCAGCCCCGCTCCGGGCCCGGCGCCACAGGCAGAGCTCGGGAGAAGAACCCGAAAGCGGAGAGCCAGACTGACCTTGGGCACTGGCGAGCAGGAGGCCGTAGGGGCTGGGAGAGCCGGAGAAGAGTAATCCTGGGAGGGCGCACCTAGGAAGTCCCGCGCACTGCGGGGCGAGGTGACACAGACGGGCACTCGCAAACCCTGCCCGGTGTGGGTCAGGGGCGCGGCCCCTAAGTGCGCCCCGGCTTAGCCTTGTACCGCGGGGGGGGTACAGCGGGCCGGTGGGCCTGGGGAGGTCGGGAAAGCCGGGGCTCCGCACTCAGGCCACCCCAACCTGTTAAGCGACGCGCCAAGGGGGCCGGGCCAGAGTCTGGGGAGGTTTCCAGGCCCAGGGACCGCGCCTTCCCCCTGGCTGGACAGGGACGGAGGCTGCGGGGTTCTAGGGAGGCTGTGGAGACAGAACCCAAGCCAGGACGCGCCTCCCGCCCGCCCTCGGAGGCAAGTAACTGGGCATCTTGCCCCGCACACACGGGGCGCTCCTACGGGCTCCTTTGCCCTGCGCTGGAAGGCGCGAGGCCTGGCTGGAAGGATTCACAGCTAAAAAGCGAACATCGGAGGGTCTCAGACCCCTGATCTCTTCACCGCCTCCTCAAGCCCGGTCACTCTGGAAGGGTCAGGCTCCTTCAGGCCGACCCCAAGGACCGAGAAGGGCTAGATACTCCAAGTGAGAAGGTGCAGGCGCCTCTTGTCAAGGCGGCCAAGTTTGACAAACAGCGCCTCCTGGGGTGAGCAGAGCAGAGTGCCGCCGCGAGCCGAGCCGCCCAGACTCCCACCTAGGCCTGGGCAGGTGGCCGCCGCCGCTCCCCGCCAGCCCGCAGCGGCGGGGCCGCGGGTCCTGTGCGCCCGGCGCACCTAGGCCTCACTGACCCGGTGACCCCAGGAGCGCGCAGAGCCGTCCGCCCGCCGCCTGGTCCTAACTGCCGCTCACGTGTGTCTGCAAAGTCAGGACGAGCCCGGGCACCCGGAATAAGGCCGGGCAGCGAGCACCGAGCCCGCTCCCCGCAGGGAACCGCGCGCTCCCAGTTGCCCGGCCCTGCGGGGGCCGCGGACGCCAGCCGGCCCGCTCTCGACTGCCTCCCCGGAAAGCCTAGCTCCGAGCGGGCCCGAGGATGCCGAGCGCGCCTCGGCTCTTGCAGAGTGCGAAATTAGAAAGGAAACCGTTAATTCCTCTCCCCTGGTCCTAACTTTTCCCCCGGCCCTTCCGGTCACTTTGGCTAACCCCATATTCTGAGTCAATCCCTGGAGCTCCTCGGTGGGAGCGAGAATCCGAAACCACACGCTCGCTCTCCGCCAGTGGGGCTTCTCCCTACGCACCTTGCAACCTTAAAGGTTGCCTCTTCGCAACACGCTCGGCAGGCGCATCAGAGCGGGGAATGACGGCTCGTGCGTGCCAGGGGTCCCTCGGATCCgaaaaggtacagagatttcgCAACGAGCTGGGATTTCCCGAGCTGCCTTCAGCGGCGCCCCAAGGCAGTCCGGCAGGAGGAGCCCGAGCCAGCGCCCCGGACCGGATTCCGCGAGCGCCCGCCCCGCCAGTTTACAAAGCAAACTTCCCCCAGAGCAGTTTCTAGATCGAAACGGCGCGCGCAGTCCGCCAATCAACACCTCCACAGACCCAAACTGCAGAAACACCGATCGATCagataatttcaaatattataattGGCTTTAATTAAACACACTGCGTTCTAATTAACTCTGAAATTTTAGCATGCTTTGGGACACTGGTGTCTGATTTGATATTGTCAGTCCAGATGTCCTAATAAAATTCAATCCTCCACTCAAGACTTCAATATTCACTAAgaacaaaatgcaaattaaatgtaaaacctaaagTATCACCAAAGGTATAATCAAGAAAGGTGTCTCAAAACTTCTCACTTTTTATTACGCAGtagtttaaaaatgcagattacaTCCTAACAAGACCTCTCCGGCACACCATAAATCTTAACTCTTTCCTGGACGGGGTTGGCGCGCCCTGCCACTGGCTTAAAGAAGCGGGGCAGACAGATTCCCATGGCGGGACTGCACCACCTCATCTGGAAGCCAACGGAGCGCAAAACTTTGCCACTGAGATTCTGGTTTGAAAACCGGGTTTGGCAACCCAGGCAAGGGAGCTGGGGTGGTGGAGCCAAGGGGTGCAGGTGAGCAGGCTGGCACGTCACTGACGCCCTCCTCTGCCCCGACCTTCGTCCACGCCCTGGCCGCTGCTCAAGGGAGCGTGTACACATCCCTTCTCCTGCGCAAAAGCGTGGAGGTGGGTGACAGCGGCCAGGCCCGCTCAGTCCGCTCGCTTAATTATCTGAGCTGCGGGGACCCGGACAAAGAGGCTGGGAAGGCAGGGTGAGCACACCGCTCTTGGACAGAAATGTGTCAAGCCCGCCTCCCCGCCTGCACAAACCCTTTCGCCCTCATTCTCGCCACTTCTAAGGGATCCAAGCCGGCGGTCGGGGTGCGGCGGCGCGCGGAGTCGGGGCAATCTCTCCCCGGAAGCCCAGCGCAGGCCACTCGGGGGTGCGCCTTTGGCGACACGCTGGCAGCGactagattctttccccatgcgAGGGTCTGCTAAATGTACAGTCCAGAGTGAGCCCTGTGAAAGGGAAGCTATTCTCACACTAAACGTGTATGTTTTCCATACTAATGGAGTCACTTAAAGCTATTgctaatttaactttttaaaaaggccaCATTGTggaaatttgcattttctttaggATATTGAAATGAAGAGGAAACTGCTGGGCGGCGAGGCTGCCCAGGGCATAGCTGGGGGGcatgcagaaataaaaacagataaagaaaagaagaaagaaaaaaacccgcTTCTCTTCTAGACTATTAATAAGCAATTTGTCCCGCTGAAATTTACATTGCAAAGCGCGGCGCACTAGCTGCCGCGGCGGCAGAGCCGGCGCAGGCTCGGGTAGTGCGTCCCGCGCGGGGTGCGGGTGGCCTCCGGACCGTCCTGGCCGCCCTCTGGAGTGATCGGTGGGCAGCTTTGAATTTGGCGTCCTTGTCGCCGCACGGCCGACCCTCGCCCACACCCACGCGTATCTGCaccccagggcccagcctgggCCTCGCGCCCGCGGAGAGCCAGGACTGGAGCTGCGCAGTGGCCACCAGGCCAGAGCCGCAGCCAGACAGGGGTCTCTCCAGGGCAGACCCTAGGCTCCCATGGACATCCCAGACCCAAGGGCCCCCATCGCCCCCAATACTGCTCAGGCCTTAAATTAACGACGCCAACAATAAGCTGGAGATTTTTTGCGCTGTGCCGCGCGGCCCTGGTCCAAGTCCACCTCCAGTGCGAAGCCTCGCGCTGcgcgcccgccccgcgcccccgccAGCTCCCCCGCCCGCGCGCGGCCCGGCGGAGCGCGGCTCCCGAGCCTAGCGTGGGGCCAGGGCGCCATCTACGGGCGCCGCGCGCTCcgggcgccgccgccgccaccctcTTCCCGGAGGAACCCGCGCCGcctcccgccgccgcccgcgctcGACCCGCGCCCGCTCCACGACGCCTGCCACTTATCACAATTACACCGCGCTCCCCGTGCCAGTTTGCCTATGAAACATTGATTGCTAGATGTTCCAACTTCTAAGCACTATATTAAAACTTTCGAAATGAGGGCGCTCTCCGGCTTGCTTGTGATTTTTAGGCACACGATTAAGATATGAAATGTAAAGATAATGCAATTTGATTTGTTAGTCTAACTCTGCGATTTGAGACTCGATGTCCCCAAAGACCGGGCTAGCTTTtcgcctttatttatttttattaaaacatcaaTCTACGCTAGAGCTGGGTGAACTCGGTTTCACCTGGAGAACATAAAATCCTCCATACCAGAGAAATAAGCACCTTTCATAAATCAGCGGTATTCCTGACACATCGATCAATTTTTGGTTGTTAATCCGAAAGGAGGAGTTTTAATTGCTTCCCGCGTTCTCGTCCGGGCACCTCGGGTTTCGACCCCTCCCTCCGGCCCTCCAAGGGTCCCACTTTGTATTGGGGGAGGTGCCGAGATGGAGAAATCCCGGGTCCTTACCCTAATCCCAGAGCCCCTAGTCTCCGCCCGCGCCCGTGCGCGCCTCCCCCGCACCGAGGGCTCCCGGCACGCGCTCAGCTCTCCGCAGGCTAGCCTGGGAGGGCCTCGAGGAGAGGCCACCGGGGACCCGCGAGGCCCCTCAGGCGTGCTCGCAGGCCGCCACGACGCTGCGAGGGTCCGGCGCTAAAGTTCCCCGAGTGCAGTCCTGGGTTCCGGGCCCCCGCGTCCCCCAGCCCCGCCACGCACCTTCGCCGCAGCCCTGGCCCGCGCTCCCGCAGGCGAGGAGAGCGCACTCCGGCTCGGCCACCCAGCGCAGGGCCCGCGACGCGCGAAGTTCAACTTTGCCGGCCCGTGGCCTCCCGGGGGTCTCTCTCCGGGGCGGGGGGACCCCGACGGGATCGCGGGCAGCCTCCGCGCGCTCACCTGAGCCACTCATTCGACGGGCGTGGTGGGCCGCCCCGGCCGCGAGTTGACGGCGGCGCCGGCGGCGGGCCGGGAGGGTGTGCGGCCCTGCGcctccccacttcccaccctCCGCCCTCCAGGGAGAGCCCACGGTCCGGGCCGCGAGCGCGCCAGTGCGCACGCGCCGCGCTGCCTTCCTCCGCGGGAGGCGGCGGCGCGGCGCGCGGGGGCCGAGCGGGGGCGAGAGGAGGTGCCCGCGGGCGCCCCGCACCCCACCGGCCGCCGCGCCCCGCGGCCGCAGCTGGGTCCGAGCTGGCTGCGGTGGGAGGGTTGGCGACCTCCGGGGTGCCCCTGGCCGGACGCAGGGCCCTCCGTGGGGAAACCCTGTTGCCGGGACCAGGCCCCTCCCAATCCCACTCTTTCCCCCGGGGCGTTCGTAACCTGCTTTGGCCAAGAGAGCGCGCCAGGCCCCAGTCTGGCTGCCCCGGCCGGGACACCTGTCCAGAAGCCGGTTCCAGGCCCGGGGTGGCCTGGAGCTGTCGGTGTGAACGCGTGCACCCTCCCAAGTGCAGGGTGGCGCGGAGTGCCCCGGGCCCTTTTGATAATGTTGGAGGGGGAAGGCCTCCTTCATAATATAGTGAGAAGCAGCCTTCTGCCCGGCAGTCACAGTGAAATGGGGGGCGCAAGAGATCTCCCACAAAAGGGGAGACGACCAAGATTCTCCCtataaagatgctgtgaaagaaaGTACCTGGCCCACTCCAAGCGGAGCTGTGCACAGCTCTTGGGGAATGAGGCAAGGCACCCGGTACCCAGCATCTCCCGTCTTTGGTGTCACCTGACAAATGACCAGCTGTGGAACCTTTGCCATAAGCATCTGGAGCTGCTCTGTAGGCAAGAAATGGGATCAGGCGGACACTCGCATCCTGGGGCCTGTGGCTGGCGCTGGGGTTGGAAGGAGCTGACCCCTCTGCCCTCTCCTACCCCAGATCTGCTTATTTCTCTAATATGCCCCTTTGATGAAAACCTACAGCTCTCTGATGCTAATGCTTATCTCCGTGCTTCATCAAAACCTCAGTGCAGTTCAGGTACCTAAACAAATACAAGTTTCACATCAGCAAACTTTGTCTCAGAAAGCATCGGTGTGGCGAAGCAGGACCCGCGCCCTCCAACATTCCTTGGTTTTTCTCACCTGATTCTTGCTCCTAGATTTGTTTTGTACTCTTTACTTCAACCTTTTACAGTGAAAATTGAATGTGCTGAATCATGAAATCTTACTGGaaggaaaaagttatttttggCCATTTATTTAGTAAAAAGCACTCTAGAGAATGCAACCCAGAAATGTACTTTATTATGATAGCTTAATGTAAGAAAAGAACTAAATAACGAATATTTCCCCCTTGTCATCTTCACTTGGGAGTCATTTTTAATGTGAGCCAGCATGAAACCATTAAACCTGTATGCAATATTTTAAGATGTAAAATTACCCATGTTTTTAATAGCACCTCACAGGTATTGGATGTTGCGTGCCAACAGCCGAGAGGCGTGCGCATGCGCAGGAACGCTGGCGTGCTGTCCTGGTCGCGCTGCCGGGAAGCTGCGGCCACAGCCCCAGGGCCGGGCTCCAGAGCTCTGGTCCTTACCAGGGGCAGCCACGTGTGGCTTCAGAGGCAAAGGTGGGAGGGGGTCGATGTCTTGAAGTCGCTTTGCACACGTGGAGCCTTGAAAGGGCTTCTGCTCAATCAGTCTGGCCAGGTCAGCTGTGGAATcacagggagggggctgggggtgggctgTATCCTCAAATGGGCACTTGGTGACCCTGCGTACTGCTTCACCCCAAGTTCCTGCATACCCCTGCCCAAGTCTTGCCTGTTCCCCTGTCCCCCAGAGGCTGCGGTCTCCAGCACTCCCGCAAAGAGGCCCCTACTGCCCCGAGGGTGCCTGCCCCTTGTTCCACGGCACCCTCTCTTCCCGAGCTGCCCCTTGACAGTGGAGCCCCAGGTCCACCTCCGCACGTTCTTAAgggagatgtgtgtgtatgtgtgtgtggtgtgagtatACATGAATGAGAAATGGATGGAGAACATTTTGCCACATAGGTTGTGATTCAGGGACCAATCGCTGGAGAGAGGAATGGTGCTGGCCTGGTGGGTCCACGTGAGAAACGATATGATCTGCTGGAATGCTTGGAGGAAACCCATTCTTTTTATGGCAGGAAGAAACTCAGAGAGCTCCACCCATGATGAGCGGTCCATAAGCTCACTTTCACAGGCCTGTGTCAACACAGAGGTGTCCAAGAAGCCGTCGACTCCCTCTGTGCCTCACTCACTGGACGCAGCAACTGCCATGCCTCCCCCAGAATATTCTCGCAGGCTGGGCTGAGCTGTGTGCAGTGGTGAGGAGGCCCTGCCCGTGTGCCGTGGGAGGTGCCGTGTCAGAGCTACACACGCGAGAGCAACAGGAAACAGCCAGGTGTTGTTTGCACTGGTAAAGGCCTCTGCAGACCTCAGAGGTTAAGCCCAACTCTCTCAGGCACATGAAAAATCAATGTCCATTTCACCTGTCGAGGCCCACATCTGTATGCTTTGTCACTGGCCACTGTACCTAGAAACGTAAATTCACAAACATCAATATTCAAACCTGTTTCAATATTTACTTTGGTCTCCTTACCTGTAACGAGCACTGTGCCTGGTGGCCACCACTAACCAGCCAACACCGTGGTGGGAGGACGGCAAGGTGGGGCTGTAACTACCCCCAATAgcacttgcttccctggtggctcagacggtaaagtgcctccctacaatgtgggagacccgggtttgatccctgggtcgggaagatcctctggagaagggaatggcaacccaccccagtattcttgcctggaaaatcccatggacggaggagcccggtaggctacagtccatggggtcacaaagagtcggacatgactgagcgacttcacttcacttcacttcatccaaGGGTGGGGGGTGCAGGGAGCCCATCATGGAGGTGAAACTTGGCCACTGAACCCAGAAGTTGGAGCTCAATCGTGGGCATTCCCGGAGCACAGAGAGTTCCAGGCACTGCCATATTGGCAGGTCTCTCATTCCTGAGTGAGCCATGTCTCTACAATCTCTCTTGCAAGAAACTCCTGGAATCAGGGCCCCCGTCCCGGTCATCCAGTTTATTACTTCTTAGAACAAAGCTGGCTCAATGAGGGGGCTCAGCAATGCTTCCTGAATTAATACAGATGCGAGTCAGTGTTAGAGACTTTGTGTCCTGagaagagtcacacacacacacacacacacacacacacacacacacacacacacacacaccttgataGAATGGGGAGACAGAAACCGCTCTGTTGCTTAGAAGCTGTcgtctgtccccttctcctcctgtcctgcgGGGGAAAATGTTACCTAAAATCGGTGGCTGCCTTGGTCAGATACCCTGTGATGCTTGGGGACGCCTTTGCTCTTGCTGCCCACCGGAGCAACCCGGGCACAAGTACCAGAACAAGCCACTGTCCGTGGAGGACAGCCAGCACAAGGGGCCCTTATGGGAGTCGGGCGGGGGCAGTGAGAATGCTCAGGGTTGAGGCCCCGCCGGCGGGCAGCAAACAGCCACCCACAGGACAGTCAGCCGGTCCAGGGGTGAGGAGGCCCAGCTCCCCCAGGCCCTGCCTACCTGGAAAGTCGGTTCCAAACTGAGACCCGCTCCTCCCAGCTGTGGAGATGGACTTTGAGCTCTCAGGGTGGAAGACTTCCCCTAGAGACTCCATTCAAGCAGCTGTGAAGACAGCTGTCAGGGTGTGCAGGGGGCGGTCGGATTCCCCTTCCCGAGACACCTctgccctgcccttcactgtTGAGGTCTAATGGAACCTGATGGGTGAGTCCGTCTTACTGCcattcctgggaagccccagagcggGAAGCCCTCGGGCCAGGAGGTGACGTTTTCAGTGAAAGGTGTGTGGATGGCAGAGGGTTCCCTGGCCAGCAGGCCCAAGCGTCCGAGGCCTCTGGAAATGCAGCAGTGAGGTGAGAGGTCAGGGATAGAAAGTTAGAACATGGGATAGAGATCAGGGATGGAAAGAAAGAGCGTGGCAGTTGCCCTCCCAGGGACTGAGCAAGCCTGAACCGCAGGATCCCTCCAGGCCCGCAGAACGCAGAGCTCGTGGGCCTCGTGTTGAGCGAAGGGACGCAGTGCGGGCATGAGGGCTGTCAGCTCTCACGAGGAAACAGGACTTCAGTCCTGCAACCACAGGAGCCGAGCTTAGCCGAAGGTcatctgatggatgaggatgCCCAAGCCCCAGGGGAGAACACAGCCAGGCCAGCAGACTGATTCCCGCCTTCTGAGACCCCCAGTCAAGCTCACGCAGGTGGCTGACCTGCAGAACTGTGAGGCAGGATCTCAGTCTCACATCACCAAGTCTGTGCATTTTGTTACAGCAACACCACCCAGCGAAAACATCCACCTCTGAAGCCTGGAGGCAGATGCTTGTTGCTTACTCTGTGTATCAGTCAGTTGTTACCATGACAATACTCTAACAAACCTTCCACAGTGCAGAGCCTTAAACAGCAGCCTTGCCCCTCGCCCATCCCCCTGCAGATCAGCTGGCGCAGCGGTGCTATTCTCGGCCTGGCTGGTTGTGTCCGGCCAAGTGTGGCTTCACCACACAAGGCAAGAGCTGTGAACTCTCCCAGCAACCCTGAGGACAAGCTGGCTTGTTCTCTGGGGGCTCCCTGGCTCCAGGGTGGCCACAGGCTGGAGCAGACCTGTTCTGAGGGGTGGTGGCCTGGTGGGCATCACCAGTTCCCTGGGAAGAAGGCTAACCCAGCCTCAGCCATGGAGTGTGGAGAGGATGCACGTCAGCCCTGTTGGGTTGCTCCAGGCGATGGGGAGGTGGTGAGGGTCAGGAGGGGAGATGCAGGCCCCGGGGCCAACCACAGATGCGCTGGGCCACCTGTGAAGTCGCTCGTGGGTTTACGACTGCGTGGAGCATCAGCTCCTCTCGCCACCGTGTTGCTCAAGGGCCGGCTGTGCGTTTCTCCATTCTTCCTGCTGTGCCCATGTGCTCGGGTGCTctgtggtgtccagctctttgtgacccctggactgtagctgccaggctcctctgtccatgggattctccaggcaagaattctggagagggtgccatttccgcctccaggggatcaccccgacccagggatcaaaccggcatctactgggtctcctgcactggcaggtggattctttacccactgagccatcagggaagccccgcatGGGGGCTGCACAGGCAGCCAATAACTCCTACCTCACCTGGTAGTAATAGGTGAGGGGTAGACAGAGGCTGAGGGCAAGCTGGACATCTGGCAGAAACCCCACCTGGCAATAGTGAGGTGATACCTTCCTCTTTCCTTGCCAGAGCAGCATCAGAGGAAGCCAGCTAAAACAGGAAGTTTAAGGGAGATTCAGTCTCTTGTGATATAGTGACCAAAAGGTCCAGGTTGCCATCAAAAATCACTTGTCCTAGCGGAACCCAGGAATATCCCAAgctcaatggaaaaaaagaaaaaacaaaatcaagaaatTCTAACAATGGGATGATGAGACGTTAAAATTGTCTgatagagattttaaaatagtcaTCATCAGA
The Budorcas taxicolor isolate Tak-1 chromosome 23, Takin1.1, whole genome shotgun sequence genome window above contains:
- the LOC128067778 gene encoding collagen alpha-1(I) chain-like; its protein translation is MKTAGGGRRSRPKALPRAAALGGSAAGGCPGRAGPARRLRSGPPPASARPGQARHTPAAGRSGRPGARRRLHRRLHRRRRRFGGAGRGGRGGACCCCCCLQARSTWCHPSQAASAAAGHCGIARFWRGPPAPKTNKRGRMDPFPGAKTRSPRERRCQRVTSGGGACAIYGSGRPSPRPSPPPPPPPTACLTAPRAPRAARAARAPPPSAAAAPSRAPRPLAPTRRQGSFSSPKSVSKADRQAAQRVTKKAPGSLGGEEARPASPATRGPVSGCAPTRPGFEESGGQRGASSAWARRPGSCSLDSAPRSTAHRKDLCVTRRGGPGDDRELSQPFPAESNQGRPVPRQETPRGGQADTVEIAQARRYRRSSLRAQSAPRGQTDAQGPARAGPDLRWKPRGPPRRRPPLRAPRSTRFARVALAPPSPPPPRRAVTLKRQRPQPLEPRSGSGLQGAGPRPRLAADPRHHRRQGQAVQPRGARAQARSGVPAGRAVPGSSTPAWCGPGEREPGWCRPPSHPETSAKLGSQGARPASESALDPSPGGTLCVPLLALGRARGASRPPYQPSEESETAFPALKSPGHGSWKPMPKRDPGCWARPGAARPHVLRARGSRSDRAGDPASSPAPGPAPQAELGRRTRKRRARLTLGTGEQEAPGHSGRVRLLQADPKDREGLDTPSEKVQAPLVKAAKFDKQRLLGEPRAPSCPALRGPRTPAGPLSTASPESLAPSGPEDAERASALAELPLRNTLGRRIRAGNDGSCVPGVPRIRKGKGAGVVEPRGAGEQAGTSLTPSSAPTFVHALAAAQGSVYTSLLLRKSVEVGDSGQARSVRSLNYLSCGDPDKEAGKAGSPARARPGGARLPSLAWGQGAIYGRRALRAPPPPPSSRRNPRRLPPPPALDPRPLHDACHLSQLHRAPRASLPMKH